A region of Scleropages formosus chromosome 2, fSclFor1.1, whole genome shotgun sequence DNA encodes the following proteins:
- the LOC108931641 gene encoding transmembrane protein 60-like, whose amino-acid sequence MSLAQRVLLTWVFTLLFLIILVLKLDEKIRCSWFLVFLPVWVFDAILLLMLAVKMAGYCKAGHDPRDGAQDLRRRTWYVMAMLLKLAFCLTLCARLEQLAEIKLSLVCIPLWALLLGALAELGYNIFPDRQN is encoded by the coding sequence ATGTCTCTAGCACAGAGGGTACTGCTCACCTGGGTCTTCACCTTGCTCTTTCTCATCATACTGGTGCTGAAGCTGGACGAGAAGATCCGCTGCAGCTGGTTCCTCGTCTTCCTCCCCGTGTGGGTTTTCGATGCCATTCTTCTGCTTATGCTTGCTGTAAAGATGGCAGGGTACTGTAAAGCGGGCCACGATCCACGCGATGGCGCTCAGGACTTACGCAGGAGGACCTGGTATGTGATGGCCATGTTGCTGAAGCTGGCCTTCTGCCTGACACTGTGTGCACGGCTGGAGCAGCTCGCGGAAATCAAGCTGTCACTGGTCTGCATCCCACTCTGGGCGCTGCTCCTGGGAGCCTTGGCCGAGCTGGGGTATAATATTTTTCCAGACCGTCAAAACTGA